From Apium graveolens cultivar Ventura chromosome 9, ASM990537v1, whole genome shotgun sequence, the proteins below share one genomic window:
- the LOC141686467 gene encoding uncharacterized protein LOC141686467 codes for MKSYLKAMSLWEAIESVVEPTLLPQNPTVAQIKKRDEEVAREAKALSCLHSAVSEEIFTTIMSCDTPKEAWTKIKEEFEGNQQTKLMQILNLKREFEMMRMKNNEGVKEYGSRLMSIVNQIKLLGGDFSSQRVVDKLLVTLPERYETKISSLEDTKDLSKLTVSELINSLHAVDQRRSMREEEIGGKNEGLLLAKASSSKGTTNKVQCNHCHKMGHEEKDCWYKGKPQCYKCKKYGHLAKNCRFQNDEERMAQLIEGEPLL; via the coding sequence ATGAAATCATATTTGAAAGCTATGAGTTTGTGGGAAGCAATCGAGAGTGTTGTTGAGCCAACCCTTCTTCCACAAAATCCAACAGTAGCCCAAATCAAAAAACGTGATGAAGAAGTGGCTAGAGAAGCAAAGGCACTTTCATGTCTACATTCGGCTGTGTCGGAAGAGATCTTTACAACTATTATGAGTTGTGATACTCCTAAAGAAGCATGGACAAAAATTAAGGAAGAATTTGAAGGCAATCAACAAACCAAACTGATGCAAATTCTGAACCTCAAGAGAGAGTTtgagatgatgagaatgaaaaaTAATGAAGGCGTCAAGGAATATGGGAGTAGGTTGATGTCCATTGTTAACCAAATCAAACTACTTGGTGGAGATTTCTCAAGTCAAAGAGTAGTGGACAAACTTTTAGTGACTCTTCCTGAGAGGTATGAAACTAAAATTTCCTCACTTGAAGATACTAAAGATCTTTCGAAATTAACTGTTTCAGAATTGATCAATTCACTTCACGCCGTGGACCAAAGGAGATCAATGAGGGAGGAAGAAATTGGAGGAAAAAATGAGGGACTGCTATTAGCTAAAGCTTCATCCTCAAAAGGCACAACTAACAAAGTTCAATGCAACCATTGTCATAAGATGGGACATGAAGAAAAAGACTGCTGGTACAAAGGAAAGCCACAATGCTACAAATGCAAAAAATATGGGCATCTGGCAAAGAATTGTAGATTTCAGAATGATGAAGAAAGGATGGCACAATTGATCGAGGGAGAACCACTCCTTTAG